The Gemmatimonadota bacterium genome contains a region encoding:
- a CDS encoding AlpA family phage regulatory protein, with amino-acid sequence MTGQDRLLTRQEVQDRCRIGRASIYRLMRKSSFPKPIRVGDRAVRWLESEIEKYLSNRPRAEGELVRLTDEDS; translated from the coding sequence ATGACTGGTCAAGATAGACTGCTAACGCGGCAGGAAGTCCAGGATAGGTGCCGAATCGGCCGTGCTTCAATTTATAGGTTGATGCGGAAGAGCAGTTTTCCAAAACCAATTCGTGTCGGGGATCGTGCGGTCAGGTGGCTGGAAAGCGAGATCGAAAAATACCTGTCAAACAGGCCTCGTGCTGAGGGCGAACTGGTCCGATTAACAGATGAAGACTCCTAA
- a CDS encoding HNH endonuclease has translation MIFSRSTIDCKGSRPDWIGSRSIDRDQTTTQGEVVKAIHRLLIIGLVSVSCSSPVGAQPQDTVLSGIVITPEVRVTPYDRDDYSYPQSIEQRIIAQQGGIFSPYSLRCFSNRRETDIEHIVAVSEAHESGLSARTDEERKAFGNDLDNLTLAAPRLNRYQKVAKDPAEWLPDNNRCWYVAKYIEIKRKYGLTMDRAEADAVSGVYESCKSFEMKKPVCN, from the coding sequence ATCATATTCTCAAGATCGACAATCGACTGTAAAGGATCGAGACCCGACTGGATTGGGTCGAGGTCGATTGACCGAGATCAAACAACTACTCAAGGAGAAGTTGTGAAAGCGATCCACAGATTGTTGATCATTGGACTAGTTTCGGTATCTTGTTCTTCGCCAGTTGGAGCGCAACCGCAAGATACGGTCCTGTCCGGGATCGTCATCACGCCCGAAGTCAGGGTTACGCCTTATGACCGGGATGACTACTCTTATCCGCAGTCCATTGAACAACGGATTATCGCTCAACAGGGAGGCATATTTTCGCCGTATTCACTACGTTGCTTTTCAAACCGGCGGGAGACTGATATTGAGCATATAGTCGCTGTATCGGAAGCCCACGAAAGCGGTTTGAGCGCCCGGACCGATGAGGAACGAAAGGCATTCGGGAACGATCTGGACAATCTGACGCTGGCGGCGCCCCGACTGAACCGATATCAGAAGGTCGCGAAGGATCCGGCCGAGTGGTTGCCAGATAACAATCGGTGCTGGTATGTTGCCAAGTACATTGAGATAAAGAGGAAGTACGGTCTTACAATGGACAGGGCCGAGGCAGACGCGGTTAGTGGGGTGTATGAGTCCTGCAAGTCGTTCGAGATGAAGAAACCGGTTTGCAACTGA
- a CDS encoding DUF4102 domain-containing protein, translating into MKQITAAEVKSIKRAGLHRAGDTLYLSVKPSGRKSWIQRVMFSGRRVDIGLGAYPAVTLAAAREKAFENRAMIAGGKDPRSIKRRKRIPTFQEAARKTHEGLKASWTSEPHAKRWMQALDLHAMPKLGDLPVDQITQEDVLKVLVPIWKKVPDTAGRVRQRTRAILKFCQAHGYVEHNVAGEMIDGALPSMRKKRKNFRSLDFQEMPEAFEIIGSRVASIPSRLCLQFLILTASRSKEARDARWNEIDLDSSTWEIPAHKMKQRKPHRVPLSSTAIKVLEKAMILRDESGLIFPSMAKRGFPMTAEMLLKTVRQVGLGEKTVVHGFRSSFRTWAGECTYFHREVCEHALAHVVGNTVEQSYSRGDQFQKRRQLMQEWADFLVRTENGKCDSQAERQSS; encoded by the coding sequence ATGAAGCAAATTACCGCTGCGGAAGTTAAATCGATCAAAAGGGCCGGCCTGCACCGCGCAGGCGACACGCTTTACCTCAGCGTCAAGCCCAGCGGGAGAAAATCCTGGATCCAGCGGGTTATGTTCAGCGGTCGCCGCGTCGACATAGGCCTGGGAGCCTATCCCGCGGTCACACTTGCCGCCGCTCGTGAGAAAGCCTTCGAAAACCGGGCCATGATCGCCGGCGGAAAGGACCCCCGTTCGATTAAACGAAGGAAGAGGATTCCGACGTTCCAGGAGGCGGCCAGAAAGACACATGAGGGGCTTAAGGCAAGTTGGACAAGCGAGCCGCACGCGAAGCGCTGGATGCAGGCGCTCGATCTCCACGCCATGCCCAAACTTGGCGATCTGCCGGTCGACCAGATCACTCAGGAGGATGTCCTGAAGGTCCTTGTACCAATCTGGAAGAAGGTTCCCGATACTGCAGGTCGGGTAAGGCAGCGGACCCGCGCGATACTGAAGTTTTGCCAGGCGCACGGTTACGTCGAGCACAACGTCGCCGGCGAGATGATCGACGGCGCCCTGCCTTCCATGAGAAAGAAAAGGAAGAACTTTCGTTCGCTCGACTTTCAGGAAATGCCGGAGGCGTTCGAGATCATCGGTAGCCGCGTGGCCTCGATCCCATCCAGGCTGTGCCTTCAGTTCCTTATTCTGACTGCATCGAGGTCCAAAGAAGCCAGAGACGCCAGGTGGAACGAAATCGACCTAGATTCATCCACATGGGAGATCCCAGCCCATAAAATGAAACAGCGCAAGCCCCATCGCGTTCCGCTCTCGAGTACGGCAATCAAGGTCCTTGAAAAAGCAATGATCCTTCGTGACGAATCTGGCTTGATTTTTCCATCCATGGCGAAGCGGGGCTTTCCCATGACGGCCGAAATGCTGCTCAAGACGGTTAGGCAGGTCGGGCTAGGCGAGAAGACCGTGGTTCACGGTTTCAGATCTTCGTTCAGGACCTGGGCGGGAGAGTGCACATATTTCCACCGCGAAGTCTGCGAGCATGCACTGGCCCATGTAGTGGGTAACACGGTTGAACAAAGTTACTCTCGTGGAGATCAGTTTCAAAAGCGTCGGCAACTCATGCAAGAGTGGGCTGATTTCTTGGTAAGAACAGAAAACGGAAAATGTGATTCTCAAGCGGAGCGTCAGTCATCATGA